The following are encoded together in the Parabacteroides chongii genome:
- a CDS encoding helix-turn-helix domain-containing protein, with translation MNMEIVSIEKKTFEMMVAAFGALSEKVAALRRKSDTGRMERWLTGEEVCGQLRISPRTLQTLRDRRLIGYSQINRRFYYKPEEVKRLIPLVGTLYPHGR, from the coding sequence ATGAATATGGAAATAGTATCTATCGAGAAAAAGACTTTCGAGATGATGGTGGCGGCATTCGGCGCACTCTCGGAGAAGGTCGCCGCCCTGAGGCGCAAAAGCGACACGGGGCGCATGGAAAGATGGCTCACGGGCGAGGAGGTCTGCGGGCAGTTGAGAATAAGCCCGCGCACGTTGCAGACGCTGCGTGACAGGCGGCTTATCGGCTACTCGCAGATAAACCGCAGGTTCTATTACAAGCCAGAGGAGGTGAAGCGGCTGATACCGCTTGTCGGCACGCTCTATCCGCACGGCAGATGA
- a CDS encoding helix-turn-helix domain-containing protein yields MMNENNDVFTMEDEPIASVVQDMRKGSKWLSAFLESYRPPLDGERYLTDGEVSELLRVSRRTLQEYRNNRVLPFILLGGKVLYPETGLRGVLEANYRKPLE; encoded by the coding sequence ATGATGAACGAGAACAACGATGTTTTTACGATGGAAGACGAGCCGATAGCCTCTGTGGTGCAGGATATGCGCAAAGGCTCGAAATGGCTGTCCGCATTTCTGGAAAGCTACCGTCCTCCGCTGGACGGGGAACGTTACCTGACGGACGGCGAGGTGTCGGAACTGCTCCGTGTGAGCCGGCGCACCTTGCAGGAATACCGCAACAACCGCGTGTTGCCCTTCATACTTTTGGGAGGGAAGGTGCTTTACCCGGAAACGGGGCTGCGCGGGGTACTGGAAGCGAACTACCGCAAGCCGCTGGAGTGA
- a CDS encoding SusC/RagA family TonB-linked outer membrane protein translates to MSHFRAWLRTSNVAASGFGFGRDCNGFTDYRHFNQNPCNSILSLYLSAFHFFVVTLYKEIYKKNTVINNTHVALSGKEKSISYRFSISNDYQDGNLPNNNYNRLIFKPDMRFQILKNLEARASLQYTQTNIKNPNGGTTIWQTQAARISPVTPIYTTDGSYATGGAMGGNPIAGVNESGYSKERHKEMMAIFDVSYSPLKDWNIKGNIATYSHNTTYKDRKNTYYLYDNDGNIAKTENQVSSLKETNTYNFRTQLQFTSDYSFKIATDHNFKVLAGYSQEYYKSDGFWASRDKLPFDGIDVLNTGSDNKQNGSADSNGNEYSNDVAVQSWFGRINYDYQGKYLFEASLRADGSSRFAKGHRWGIFPSFSGGWNMHREAFMMSASNWLSELKVRASWGILGDAEKVGYYPTAQILSYDPKIYAFNDKLVGGAYNNIAVNPNITWEESKYTNFGLDFGILDQRIKLSADYFINLRDNILYRPPVPSEFGLNAPYSNMLKMKNQGMDIMASYQDSKGDFRWGVDVNLSYSKNKVLEMGDSERWIEDNNKVTYLNDRYQLPYGYEAIGLFQSEEEIASSPDQGNVLPGNIKFKDQNNDNVIDEKDRVVLNRKIPVNFGMNLSFGYKDFDFSMNMYGKLNFKKYLQGYEGWAFYLTDNARPMHLDAWSETNRDASYPRLTLSNTANDYDSRYNSFWLRTADYLKIQNIQIGYTVPKSALEHVNIQYLRLYLSGQNLATITGYDGFDPEGGWYPLARTFSFGFNLQF, encoded by the coding sequence TTGTCGCATTTTCGGGCATGGTTACGAACAAGTAACGTAGCGGCGTCAGGATTTGGCTTCGGCAGGGATTGTAATGGCTTCACGGATTATCGCCACTTCAACCAAAACCCTTGTAACTCAATTCTATCACTATATCTTTCCGCATTTCACTTTTTTGTAGTAACTTTGTATAAAGAAATCTACAAGAAGAATACCGTTATTAACAATACCCATGTGGCATTATCCGGAAAAGAAAAATCAATCTCTTACCGTTTCTCTATATCTAATGACTATCAAGACGGCAACTTACCGAACAATAACTATAACCGATTGATCTTCAAACCCGATATGCGTTTTCAGATTTTAAAGAACCTGGAGGCCCGTGCCAGCCTGCAATATACACAAACCAACATCAAGAATCCGAATGGCGGAACCACGATTTGGCAGACACAGGCAGCACGTATCTCACCGGTCACTCCTATCTATACGACAGACGGTTCGTATGCCACAGGCGGTGCTATGGGGGGCAATCCTATTGCCGGCGTCAATGAATCCGGATATTCCAAAGAAAGACATAAAGAGATGATGGCTATTTTCGACGTAAGCTATTCTCCGTTAAAAGACTGGAATATCAAAGGAAATATTGCAACTTACTCCCATAACACAACATACAAAGACCGTAAAAATACTTATTATCTGTATGATAATGATGGGAACATAGCAAAAACAGAAAATCAGGTTTCCTCATTGAAAGAAACAAATACTTACAATTTCCGTACGCAATTACAGTTTACAAGTGACTATTCTTTCAAAATCGCAACTGATCACAACTTTAAAGTATTGGCTGGTTATTCACAAGAATATTACAAGTCTGACGGTTTCTGGGCTTCTCGTGACAAATTGCCGTTTGACGGCATAGATGTACTGAACACCGGTAGCGACAATAAACAGAACGGTAGCGCTGACAGCAACGGTAACGAATATAGCAACGATGTAGCCGTACAGTCCTGGTTTGGTCGTATAAACTATGACTATCAAGGTAAATATCTGTTTGAAGCCAGTTTGCGTGCTGACGGTTCCTCTCGTTTTGCCAAAGGACATCGCTGGGGTATATTCCCATCTTTTTCCGGAGGTTGGAATATGCATCGTGAGGCTTTTATGATGTCTGCAAGCAATTGGTTGTCTGAGTTGAAGGTGAGAGCTTCCTGGGGTATATTGGGAGATGCAGAAAAGGTTGGTTATTATCCAACTGCACAGATTTTATCTTACGATCCTAAAATCTACGCTTTCAACGACAAACTTGTAGGTGGTGCCTATAATAATATAGCCGTAAACCCTAACATCACTTGGGAAGAATCCAAATATACAAACTTCGGTTTAGATTTCGGAATATTGGATCAGCGTATAAAACTGTCAGCCGACTATTTTATCAACCTAAGAGACAATATTCTATATCGTCCACCCGTACCAAGCGAGTTCGGTTTGAATGCCCCTTATTCAAATATGTTGAAGATGAAGAATCAGGGTATGGATATCATGGCCAGTTATCAGGATTCGAAGGGAGATTTCCGCTGGGGTGTCGATGTAAACCTCAGTTATTCTAAAAACAAAGTACTGGAAATGGGTGACTCGGAAAGATGGATTGAAGACAACAACAAAGTAACTTATCTGAACGACCGCTATCAGCTACCATACGGATACGAGGCTATTGGTCTGTTTCAAAGCGAAGAAGAGATTGCCAGCTCACCCGATCAAGGAAATGTGTTACCCGGTAACATCAAGTTCAAAGATCAAAACAATGACAATGTAATCGACGAAAAAGACCGTGTCGTACTAAACCGTAAGATTCCTGTAAACTTCGGTATGAATCTTTCGTTCGGCTATAAAGATTTTGACTTCTCTATGAATATGTATGGAAAATTGAACTTCAAAAAATATCTTCAAGGTTATGAAGGCTGGGCTTTCTACCTGACGGACAACGCACGTCCTATGCATCTGGATGCATGGAGTGAAACAAACAGGGATGCTTCCTATCCGCGTCTGACTTTGTCGAATACAGCCAACGACTACGATTCCAGATACAATAGTTTCTGGTTGCGTACAGCCGATTACCTGAAAATACAAAATATACAGATCGGCTATACAGTCCCGAAAAGCGCATTGGAACATGTCAATATTCAATATCTGAGATTGTATCTTTCCGGACAAAACCTGGCAACCATCACCGGTTATGACGGTTTCGACCCGGAAGGCGGCTGGTATCCGCTGGCAAGAACATTCTCATTTGGTTTTAATCTTCAATTTTAA
- a CDS encoding DUF3945 domain-containing protein, with protein MAKKKDEKDVLVVRDEKTGEISVVAGLNADGTPKRTPAKAENAQSFLQFDRHGDVLDNFFKNFFRQCKEPSRFGFYRIAADQAENLLEVMKQLLKDPEANKELLAPHKVDTSDYEKKVQEEMAAQQTEKQEPQKQENMEQRKEQQQDKSEQMQGKRGYQPIDESKINWQELEDRWGVKRDNLEKSGDLTKMLNYGKSDLVKVKPTFGGESFELDARLSFKKDGEGNISLVPHFIRKEQKLDEYKEHKFSDNDRKNLRETGNLGRVVDIVDRETGEIIPSYISIDRKTNEITDIPASRVRIPERIGKTEITTQERDMLRAGLPVRDKLIERNDGRKFVTTLQVNVEQRGVEFVPGTGKSPRTAQTQETKGDTSKSQAQGGENAAQTKKEQRRNTWTNEDGSIRPISKWSGVSFTDQQKADYVAGKAVKLENVTDKQGFHATMYIKFNPEKGRPYRYDTNPDNAQQVAPSNESRTQVAVNNDGKTNEATKNLREPLQKGQTNPKDARQQQQQEKPQKKTGKGMKM; from the coding sequence ATGGCAAAGAAAAAAGACGAAAAGGACGTGCTGGTAGTCCGTGACGAGAAGACAGGCGAGATCAGCGTGGTAGCCGGGCTGAACGCGGACGGCACACCCAAGCGCACCCCCGCAAAAGCGGAGAACGCGCAGAGTTTCCTGCAATTCGACCGACATGGCGACGTGCTGGACAACTTCTTCAAGAACTTCTTCCGGCAGTGCAAGGAACCCAGCCGCTTCGGTTTCTACCGCATTGCGGCAGACCAAGCTGAAAATCTCTTAGAGGTGATGAAGCAACTGCTGAAAGACCCCGAAGCGAACAAGGAGCTGCTCGCCCCTCACAAGGTGGACACCTCCGACTATGAGAAGAAGGTGCAGGAAGAGATGGCAGCACAACAGACAGAGAAACAAGAACCTCAAAAACAGGAGAACATGGAACAACGGAAAGAACAGCAACAGGACAAATCCGAACAGATGCAGGGCAAACGTGGCTACCAGCCCATCGACGAGAGTAAAATCAACTGGCAGGAGCTGGAGGACAGATGGGGCGTAAAGCGGGACAACCTTGAAAAGTCCGGCGACCTTACGAAGATGCTCAACTATGGCAAGTCCGACTTGGTAAAGGTCAAACCGACCTTCGGCGGCGAATCATTCGAGCTGGACGCCCGCCTCTCCTTCAAGAAGGACGGTGAGGGAAACATCAGCCTCGTGCCGCACTTCATCCGCAAGGAGCAGAAGCTGGATGAGTACAAGGAACACAAATTCTCCGACAATGACCGGAAGAACCTCCGCGAAACGGGCAATCTCGGTAGGGTCGTGGACATTGTGGACAGGGAAACGGGCGAGATCATCCCCTCCTACATCAGCATCGACCGCAAGACGAATGAAATCACGGACATTCCGGCAAGCAGGGTGCGCATCCCGGAGCGCATCGGCAAGACGGAAATCACCACGCAGGAGCGGGACATGCTCCGCGCCGGACTGCCCGTACGCGACAAGCTCATCGAGCGCAACGACGGCAGAAAGTTCGTCACCACCCTGCAAGTGAACGTGGAGCAGCGCGGCGTGGAGTTCGTGCCGGGAACCGGCAAGTCGCCCCGTACCGCACAGACACAGGAAACCAAAGGCGACACATCGAAAAGTCAGGCGCAGGGCGGGGAAAATGCCGCACAGACCAAGAAGGAGCAACGCCGCAACACGTGGACGAACGAGGACGGCAGCATCCGCCCCATCAGCAAATGGAGCGGCGTGAGCTTCACCGACCAGCAGAAAGCCGACTATGTGGCGGGTAAAGCCGTGAAGCTGGAGAACGTGACCGACAAGCAGGGCTTCCATGCCACGATGTATATCAAGTTCAACCCGGAGAAGGGACGCCCGTACCGCTACGACACGAACCCTGACAATGCACAGCAGGTTGCTCCGTCCAACGAGAGCCGCACGCAGGTGGCGGTGAACAACGATGGCAAGACCAACGAGGCTACAAAGAATCTGAGAGAGCCGTTGCAGAAAGGTCAGACCAACCCGAAGGACGCCCGCCAGCAACAGCAGCAGGAGAAGCCGCAGAAGAAAACGGGCAAGGGCATGAAAATGTAA
- a CDS encoding site-specific integrase, with translation MKSTFSVIYYLKRQVVKKDGTVPVMGRITVDGSQTQFSCKLTVDPKLWDTKGGRVTGRSTAALETNRMLDKMRVRINRHYQEIMERDNFVTAEKVKNAFLGLEHRYHTLMQVFRQHNEDYEKQVEAGMKAKGTLLKYRTVYKHMQEFLDIRYHVKDIALKELTPAFISDFEMFLRTDKHCCTNTVWLYVCPLRTMVFIAINNEWLTRDPFREYEIKKEETTRSFLTKDEIRLLMEGKLKNAKQELYRDLYLFCAFTGLSFADMRNLTEENIRTYFDEHEWININRQKTGVVSNIRLLDIANRIIGKYRGLCGDGRIFPVPHYNTCLAGIRAVAKRCGITKHITWHQSRHTAATTIFLSNGVPIETVSSMLGHKSIKTTQIYAKITKEKLNQDMENLAARLNGVEEFAGCTI, from the coding sequence ATGAAGAGTACATTTTCAGTAATCTACTACCTCAAGCGTCAGGTAGTGAAAAAGGACGGGACAGTTCCCGTCATGGGACGCATCACGGTGGACGGCAGCCAGACACAGTTCAGCTGCAAACTGACTGTCGATCCGAAACTGTGGGACACCAAAGGTGGACGTGTCACGGGCAGAAGCACGGCGGCACTCGAAACGAACCGTATGCTTGACAAGATGCGGGTACGCATCAACAGGCATTATCAGGAAATCATGGAGCGTGACAACTTCGTCACGGCGGAGAAGGTGAAGAACGCCTTTCTCGGACTGGAACACCGCTACCACACGCTGATGCAGGTGTTCCGCCAGCACAACGAGGACTACGAGAAGCAGGTGGAGGCAGGCATGAAAGCCAAAGGCACGCTGCTGAAGTACCGCACCGTTTACAAGCACATGCAAGAGTTCCTCGACATCCGCTACCATGTGAAGGACATCGCCCTAAAAGAGCTTACCCCGGCTTTCATCTCCGACTTCGAGATGTTCCTGCGCACGGACAAGCACTGCTGCACCAATACCGTGTGGCTGTACGTCTGCCCGTTACGGACGATGGTATTCATCGCCATCAACAACGAGTGGCTGACGCGCGACCCGTTCCGCGAGTATGAAATCAAGAAGGAGGAAACAACACGCAGTTTCCTGACCAAAGATGAGATCCGCCTGCTGATGGAGGGGAAACTGAAAAACGCCAAACAGGAATTGTACCGCGACCTCTACCTGTTCTGCGCCTTCACGGGGCTGTCGTTCGCGGATATGCGCAACCTTACGGAAGAGAATATCCGCACCTACTTCGACGAACACGAGTGGATAAACATCAACCGCCAGAAAACGGGCGTGGTGTCCAACATCCGCCTGCTCGACATCGCCAACCGCATAATCGGCAAATACCGGGGACTGTGCGGGGACGGCAGGATATTTCCCGTTCCGCATTATAACACGTGCCTTGCCGGTATCCGTGCCGTCGCCAAGCGTTGCGGCATCACCAAGCATATCACGTGGCATCAGAGCCGCCACACGGCAGCCACGACGATATTCCTCTCCAACGGTGTTCCCATCGAAACGGTCAGCTCCATGCTCGGACACAAGAGCATAAAGACGACGCAGATTTACGCAAAGATAACCAAAGAGAAGCTCAATCAGGACATGGAGAACCTTGCCGCAAGATTGAACGGCGTCGAGGAATTTGCAGGTTGCACCATCTAA
- the topB gene encoding type IA DNA topoisomerase — MKTIIAEKPSVAREIARIVGATKREEGYFEGGGYAVTWAFGHLVQLAMPDGYGVRGFVRDNLPIIPDTFTLVPRQVRTEKGYKPDSGVVSQIKVIKRLFDTSEHIIVATDAGREGELIFRYLYHYTGCTTPFVRLWISSLTDKAIREGLRKLEDGSKYDNLYLAAKARSESDWLVGINGTQALSIAAGHGTYSVGRVQTPTLAMVCERYWENRRFTSEAFWQLHIATDGCDGEVVKFSSSEKWKEKEPAMELYNKVKAAGCATVTKAERKEKTEETPLLYDLTTLQKEANAKHGFTAEQTLEIAQKLYEKKLITYPRTGSRYIPEDVFAEIPKLLAFIGTQPEWKDKVRAKAAPTRRSVDDGKVTDHHALLVTGEKPLFLSKEDNTIYQMIAGRMVEAFSEKCVKDVTTVTAECAGVEFTVKGSVVKQTGWRAVYGEEKEEITIPGWQEGDTLTPKGSSITEGKTKPKPLHTEATLLSAMETAGKEIEDDALRQAMKDCGIGTPATRASIIETLFKRGYMERCKKSLVPTEKGLALNSVVKTMRIADVAMTGEWEKELARIERGELSDDTFRKEIEAYTREITSELISCDKLFGSRDSGCACPKCGTGRMRFYGKVVRCDNTECGLPVFRLKAGRTLSDDEIKDLLTEGHTKLLKGFKSKQGKSFDAVVAFDGEYNTTFVFPEAKKDKKFSGRKK, encoded by the coding sequence ATGAAGACAATCATTGCAGAAAAGCCCTCCGTGGCACGTGAAATCGCCCGCATCGTGGGCGCGACAAAGAGAGAGGAAGGATATTTCGAGGGAGGCGGTTATGCCGTGACATGGGCATTCGGACACCTCGTTCAGCTTGCCATGCCCGACGGCTACGGCGTGCGCGGATTTGTCCGTGACAACCTCCCGATTATTCCCGACACATTCACGCTCGTCCCCCGTCAGGTCAGGACGGAGAAAGGTTACAAGCCCGACAGCGGCGTGGTGTCGCAGATAAAAGTCATCAAAAGACTGTTCGACACAAGCGAACATATCATCGTGGCGACCGATGCCGGACGCGAGGGAGAGCTTATCTTCCGCTACCTCTACCACTATACGGGTTGCACCACTCCTTTCGTGCGCCTGTGGATCAGCTCTCTCACCGACAAAGCTATCCGCGAGGGACTGCGGAAACTCGAAGACGGCAGCAAATACGACAACCTCTACCTCGCCGCCAAAGCGCGGAGCGAATCCGACTGGCTCGTGGGCATCAACGGCACACAGGCGTTATCCATCGCCGCCGGACACGGCACGTATTCCGTGGGGCGGGTGCAGACACCAACGTTGGCTATGGTATGTGAACGCTACTGGGAGAACCGCCGCTTTACGTCCGAAGCATTCTGGCAGCTCCATATCGCAACGGACGGTTGCGACGGCGAAGTCGTGAAATTCTCATCCTCCGAGAAATGGAAAGAGAAAGAACCGGCGATGGAACTATATAATAAGGTAAAGGCGGCAGGTTGCGCCACTGTCACGAAAGCCGAGCGCAAGGAGAAGACGGAGGAAACTCCCTTGCTCTACGACCTGACCACGCTCCAGAAAGAAGCCAACGCCAAGCACGGCTTCACGGCGGAACAGACGCTTGAAATCGCGCAGAAACTCTACGAAAAGAAGTTGATAACCTATCCGAGAACGGGAAGCCGCTACATCCCCGAAGACGTGTTTGCCGAAATTCCCAAACTGCTCGCTTTCATCGGCACACAGCCCGAATGGAAAGACAAGGTGCGGGCAAAAGCCGCCCCGACACGCCGCAGCGTGGACGACGGCAAGGTGACAGACCACCATGCCCTGCTCGTCACGGGTGAGAAACCGCTCTTCCTCTCCAAAGAGGACAATACCATCTATCAGATGATTGCCGGGCGCATGGTCGAGGCATTCTCTGAGAAATGCGTCAAGGATGTGACCACTGTCACGGCGGAATGTGCCGGAGTGGAGTTTACCGTAAAAGGCAGCGTCGTGAAGCAAACCGGATGGCGTGCCGTCTATGGCGAGGAAAAAGAGGAAATTACCATCCCCGGCTGGCAGGAAGGCGACACGCTGACACCGAAAGGCTCGTCCATTACCGAAGGAAAGACCAAACCCAAGCCGCTGCATACCGAAGCCACCCTGCTCTCGGCAATGGAAACGGCGGGCAAGGAAATTGAGGACGACGCACTGCGGCAGGCGATGAAGGACTGTGGCATCGGTACTCCCGCCACACGCGCCTCCATCATCGAAACGCTTTTCAAGCGCGGTTACATGGAACGCTGCAAGAAGTCGCTTGTTCCCACCGAAAAAGGACTTGCCCTCAATTCCGTCGTCAAGACGATGCGCATCGCCGATGTTGCCATGACGGGCGAATGGGAAAAGGAGCTGGCGCGTATCGAGCGCGGGGAACTGTCCGACGACACCTTCCGCAAGGAGATAGAGGCGTACACACGTGAGATAACCTCCGAACTGATCTCGTGCGACAAGCTCTTCGGCAGCCGTGACTCCGGCTGCGCGTGTCCCAAGTGTGGCACGGGCAGGATGCGGTTCTACGGCAAGGTGGTACGCTGCGACAACACGGAGTGCGGACTGCCCGTGTTCCGGCTGAAAGCGGGACGCACCCTGTCCGACGATGAAATCAAAGACCTGCTCACCGAAGGGCATACCAAGCTGCTCAAAGGGTTCAAGAGCAAACAGGGCAAGAGTTTCGATGCTGTTGTCGCCTTTGACGGGGAATATAACACGACTTTTGTGTTCCCGGAGGCTAAAAAGGACAAGAAATTTTCAGGACGGAAGAAATAG
- a CDS encoding helix-turn-helix domain-containing protein — MLKPLLFIAEFCRRNKKKGLNMKVITMESSAYKEMMAQIANIAGYIREARDEKKRKRETEDKLLDTAQAAKMLNVSKRTMQRMRTDHRIEYVVVRGSCRYRLSEILRLLEDNTVRNEEGTIDTLFHNHTLRTGGKPKGRRT, encoded by the coding sequence TTGTTAAAGCCCCTTTTGTTTATTGCCGAATTTTGTCGCAGAAACAAAAAGAAAGGACTGAACATGAAAGTGATAACAATGGAAAGTTCCGCCTACAAGGAGATGATGGCGCAGATTGCGAACATCGCAGGGTACATCCGCGAGGCAAGGGACGAGAAGAAACGGAAGCGGGAAACCGAAGACAAGCTGCTTGACACGGCACAGGCGGCGAAGATGCTCAACGTGAGCAAGCGCACCATGCAGCGTATGCGCACCGACCACCGTATCGAGTATGTGGTGGTACGCGGAAGCTGCCGCTACCGCCTTTCCGAGATACTGCGGCTATTGGAGGACAACACAGTAAGGAACGAGGAAGGGACAATAGACACCCTGTTCCACAACCACACGCTGCGCACGGGCGGCAAACCAAAAGGAAGGAGGACATAG
- a CDS encoding helix-turn-helix domain-containing protein, translating into MELLTRNNFEGWMQKLMERLDRQDELLLAMKAEGKQPTITESIRLFDNQDLCMLLQISKRTLQRYRSVGALPYKTLGKKTYYSEEDVLTFLSNHIKDFKKEDIAFYKARIHNFFHK; encoded by the coding sequence ATGGAACTGCTCACACGAAACAACTTCGAGGGCTGGATGCAGAAGCTGATGGAACGGCTCGACCGTCAGGACGAACTGCTGCTGGCGATGAAGGCTGAGGGGAAACAGCCCACTATCACGGAAAGCATCCGCCTTTTCGACAATCAGGATTTGTGCATGTTGCTCCAGATAAGCAAACGCACCCTCCAACGCTACCGCAGCGTAGGCGCATTGCCCTACAAGACGCTGGGCAAGAAGACCTATTACAGCGAGGAGGACGTGCTGACATTCCTTTCCAACCATATCAAGGACTTCAAAAAGGAAGATATAGCCTTCTACAAGGCTCGTATCCATAATTTCTTTCATAAATAA
- a CDS encoding RagB/SusD family nutrient uptake outer membrane protein — translation MKKYSLVFLLASAMTLGSCSDFLDRDPLSQASENTFWQTEADALAGVNALYPLLPNSRDFWRDCQSDNSLMTNAWGESGLGYICQGSHNAGTGYLTEEWKYDHIRRILYFLDRLEGMDIDEAKKQQYEGEARFILALRYYRMTRHFGDIPLIKEKPIDLEEAALPRSPKQDVLDYALENINKAIEYLPETYSGDNIGRITKGAALTLKADMYLDMASYAKFHNGQEATDLWKEAANAAKQVIDLNLYDLEDDFAYIFKAEANNNNKEVILAYQYKENEITHMLPILASPAGTGITGQGWASFCPTRQLVDSYEMTDGKSIYESDSYDKNNPWENRDARLKKTFFLPGYECLRPNGSYEPYMPHPAYNKDERINHEGGGITGYMYLKYNDQELIKPDASWTNFSLYRYAEVLLIYAEALNEYDPNNSQIAWAVNQVRKRAELPGVNQLVGNQEAMREKIREERRHEFVTEHKRYFDILRWKIAEKVLNEPGYGINEDENAPIGDYTVKQFLGQNRTFDPAKHYLWPVPQSVRDKNPNLGQNPNW, via the coding sequence ATGAAAAAATATAGTTTAGTATTTTTATTAGCATCGGCTATGACATTGGGCAGTTGTTCTGATTTTCTGGATCGTGATCCTCTTTCACAGGCATCCGAAAATACATTCTGGCAAACCGAAGCGGATGCTTTGGCCGGGGTAAACGCTCTGTATCCATTATTACCCAATTCACGCGACTTCTGGAGAGATTGCCAAAGCGACAACTCATTAATGACAAATGCTTGGGGAGAAAGTGGTTTAGGATACATTTGCCAAGGATCCCACAATGCCGGTACCGGTTATCTGACAGAGGAATGGAAATACGATCATATCCGCAGAATATTGTATTTCCTGGACCGCCTGGAAGGCATGGATATAGATGAAGCTAAAAAGCAACAGTATGAAGGAGAAGCCCGCTTTATCCTGGCTCTGCGCTACTACCGCATGACACGTCATTTCGGCGACATCCCTTTAATCAAGGAAAAACCGATAGACCTGGAGGAAGCAGCACTACCACGTTCACCTAAGCAGGACGTTTTGGATTATGCACTGGAAAATATCAACAAAGCAATCGAATATCTGCCGGAAACATATTCAGGTGACAACATTGGCCGTATCACCAAAGGAGCTGCCCTCACATTAAAAGCAGATATGTATTTGGATATGGCTAGCTATGCCAAATTTCACAATGGACAAGAAGCGACCGATTTATGGAAAGAAGCGGCCAATGCAGCCAAGCAGGTTATAGACTTAAATCTGTACGATCTGGAAGACGATTTCGCGTATATTTTCAAAGCTGAAGCCAATAATAACAATAAAGAAGTTATATTGGCCTACCAGTACAAAGAAAATGAAATCACTCACATGTTACCAATCCTGGCTTCTCCGGCCGGGACAGGAATAACCGGACAGGGATGGGCCAGTTTCTGCCCGACTCGTCAGTTAGTAGATTCATACGAAATGACGGATGGAAAGAGTATTTATGAGTCAGATTCTTATGACAAAAACAACCCCTGGGAAAACAGAGATGCTCGTTTAAAAAAGACTTTCTTCTTACCAGGTTATGAATGCTTGCGCCCAAATGGATCTTATGAACCTTACATGCCTCATCCGGCTTATAACAAAGACGAAAGAATCAACCATGAAGGTGGTGGTATCACAGGCTATATGTATTTGAAATATAATGATCAGGAATTAATTAAACCGGATGCCTCATGGACTAACTTCAGCTTGTACAGATATGCGGAAGTTCTTCTGATTTATGCAGAAGCACTCAATGAATACGATCCGAATAATTCACAAATAGCATGGGCAGTCAATCAAGTACGAAAACGTGCTGAACTGCCGGGTGTAAATCAGTTAGTCGGCAATCAAGAAGCCATGCGTGAAAAGATTCGGGAAGAAAGACGGCATGAATTTGTTACCGAGCATAAACGCTATTTCGATATCCTACGTTGGAAAATTGCCGAAAAAGTATTGAACGAACCGGGATATGGTATTAATGAAGATGAAAATGCACCTATCGGAGACTATACGGTGAAACAATTCTTAGGACAAAACCGTACCTTTGATCCTGCAAAACACTATTTGTGGCCTGTTCCACAATCAGTACGAGACAAGAATCCCAATTTAGGACAAAACCCGAATTGGTAA